The following are from one region of the Falco cherrug isolate bFalChe1 chromosome 19, bFalChe1.pri, whole genome shotgun sequence genome:
- the LOC102050001 gene encoding olfactory receptor 14C36-like — translation MSNSSSITQFLLLALADTRELQLLHFWLSLGIYLAALMANGLIITAIVCDHHLHTPMYFFLLSLSLLDLGSISTIVPKAMANSLWDTRDISYAGCAAQLFLIVFFLSAECSLLTVMAYDRYVAICQPLHYGTLLGSRACVHMAAAAWASGFLYAALHTANTLSLPLCQGNALGQVFCEIPQILRLSCSHTYLREVGLIVASSCLVCGCFVFIVLSYVQIFRAVLRIPSEQGRHKAFSTCLPHLAVVSLFLSTAMFAHLKPPSISSPSLDLVVAVLYSVVPPAVNPLIYSMRNQELKDALKKLMQSGVSQQH, via the coding sequence atgtccaacagcagctccatcacccagttcctcctcctggcattggcagacacgcgggagctgcagctcttgcacttctggctctccctgggcatctacctggctgccctcatggcCAACGGACTCATCATCACCGCCATAGTCTGCGACCACCACCTGCACACCCCcatgtacttcttcctcctcagcctCTCCCTCCTCGACCTGGGATCCATATCCACTATTGtccccaaagccatggccaactccctctgggacaccagggacatcTCCTACGCaggatgtgctgcacagctcttcctgattgtctttttcctttcagcggAGTGTTCTCTCCTCACCGTCATGGCCTATGACCGCTacgtggccatctgccagcccctgcactacgggaccctgctgggcagcagagcttgtgtccacatggcagcagctgcctgggccagtGGGTTTCTCTATGCTGCGCTGCACACGGCCAATACACTGTCACTGCCGCTCTGCCAAGGCAATGCCCTGGGACAGgtcttctgtgaaatcccacAGATCCTCAGGCTCTCCTGCTCACACACCTACCTCAGGGAAGTGGGGCTTATTGTGGCTAGTTCCTGTTTAGTCTGTGGATGTTTCGTTTTCATTGTTCTGTCCTACGTTcagatcttcagggctgtgctgaggatcccctctgagcagggacggcacaaagccttttccacgtgcctccctcacctggccgtggtctccctctttctcagcaCTGCCATGTTTGCCCACCTGAAgcccccctccatctcctccccatccctggacctGGTGGTGGCAGTCCTGTACTcggtggtgcctccagcagtgaaccccctcatctacagcatgaggaaccaggagctgaaggacgcactgaagaagctgatgcagtcaggtgtatctcagcagcactga